A window of Reinekea marina contains these coding sequences:
- the thiB gene encoding thiamine ABC transporter substrate binding subunit, with amino-acid sequence MIQDYEYMNKTTLFSSLVLAASASVFSTESNLTVYTYESFTSEWGPGPALEKAFEAQCNCNVDFVGLEDGVALLNRLKLEGKQSQADIILGIDDALVAEAKALGLIADSGVDLSKLSLPYEWSDSKFVPYDYGHFAFVYDQTKLKNVPSSLKELVEESKVSIIYQDPRISTPGQGLMLWMKSVYGEKANEAWQQLQAKAVTVTPGWSEAYALFLEGQSDMVLSYVTSPAYHMTWDDTDKYQAAQFSEGHYTQIEVAAALESSANIELAREFLSFLVTKPAQDVFAGTNWMWPVLESAEKPEAFDQLFSPSSLYFSSEEVLANRRDWVKEWRNAASQ; translated from the coding sequence TTGATACAGGATTACGAATACATGAATAAAACCACATTATTTTCAAGCTTAGTATTAGCAGCCAGTGCTTCAGTGTTTTCAACTGAAAGTAATTTGACTGTATATACCTATGAGTCATTTACCAGTGAATGGGGCCCAGGTCCAGCATTAGAAAAAGCCTTTGAAGCCCAGTGCAATTGCAATGTTGACTTTGTTGGCTTAGAAGATGGTGTTGCATTGCTAAATCGCTTAAAGCTTGAAGGGAAGCAAAGCCAGGCCGATATAATTTTGGGCATAGATGATGCCTTGGTAGCCGAAGCTAAAGCCTTAGGTTTAATTGCAGATTCTGGAGTTGATCTTTCAAAATTAAGCTTGCCTTATGAGTGGAGCGACTCAAAATTTGTACCTTATGATTACGGGCATTTTGCGTTTGTTTATGATCAAACTAAGCTTAAAAACGTACCGAGCTCACTTAAGGAACTGGTAGAAGAAAGCAAAGTAAGTATTATTTATCAAGACCCTCGAATAAGTACTCCTGGTCAAGGCTTGATGCTCTGGATGAAATCGGTTTATGGTGAGAAAGCCAATGAAGCATGGCAACAACTGCAGGCGAAAGCGGTGACCGTTACTCCAGGCTGGAGTGAAGCCTATGCGTTGTTTTTAGAAGGGCAAAGTGACATGGTGTTAAGTTATGTCACGTCACCCGCATACCACATGACTTGGGATGATACGGACAAGTATCAGGCCGCACAGTTCTCAGAAGGTCACTACACGCAAATTGAAGTAGCGGCGGCGTTAGAATCCAGTGCAAATATAGAGCTGGCGCGTGAGTTTTTGAGTTTTCTAGTGACAAAACCAGCGCAAGATGTTTTTGCAGGAACAAACTGGATGTGGCCAGTGCTAGAAAGTGCAGAGAAACCAGAAGCATTTGATCAGTTATTTAGCCCGTCTTCTTTGTACTTTAGCAGTGAAGAAGTGTTAGCTAATCGAAGAGATTGGGTTAAAGAGTGGCGTAATGCCGCGAGTCAGTAA
- a CDS encoding ATP-binding cassette domain-containing protein has protein sequence MLDVENLQVTLANLGFRWNFKLPEGSFLAVTGSSGIGKSTLLKSLIGMQRRQTGTVRWKGKECNIEATGLQPFGMLFQKDNVFDHLSVERNLSFGLSANGKLKSEQYQLLESAARRFGILDQLSKRASSLSGGQQQRVALARVFLQNKPVLLLDEPFASLDPELRQDGLKWVLELQREQGATIIMVTHHLSEVEHVAQFQLEGLSASHWAFSSL, from the coding sequence ATGCTAGACGTTGAAAACCTTCAAGTTACTCTCGCTAATTTGGGCTTTCGTTGGAATTTTAAGTTACCCGAAGGAAGCTTTTTAGCCGTGACTGGTTCCAGTGGTATAGGAAAATCTACTCTTTTAAAATCTTTAATCGGAATGCAACGTCGGCAGACTGGCACCGTAAGATGGAAGGGCAAGGAGTGCAATATTGAAGCAACCGGCTTGCAACCTTTTGGGATGTTGTTCCAAAAAGATAATGTTTTTGATCATTTGAGCGTGGAACGAAATTTATCTTTTGGGCTAAGCGCCAATGGCAAGTTGAAAAGCGAGCAGTATCAACTACTGGAAAGTGCGGCCAGACGCTTTGGCATATTAGACCAGCTTTCTAAACGAGCCTCTAGCTTATCTGGCGGGCAGCAGCAGCGCGTTGCTCTTGCTCGTGTATTTCTTCAAAATAAGCCGGTGTTATTGCTTGATGAGCCCTTTGCATCGCTAGACCCAGAATTGCGACAAGATGGATTGAAATGGGTGCTGGAGTTGCAACGAGAACAAGGTGCGACCATTATTATGGTGACTCACCACTTAAGTGAGGTAGAGCATGTAGCGCAGTTTCAATTAGAGGGGCTGTCGGCTAGCCATTGGGCGTTCTCGTCATTATAA